Proteins from a single region of Apium graveolens cultivar Ventura chromosome 7, ASM990537v1, whole genome shotgun sequence:
- the LOC141675082 gene encoding putative F-box protein At1g30930, whose protein sequence is MARDQQTGLCTLWYRILGTFGGLFVNLWTRYVTCIPIREDTEDSRRPCKLLSRPVPVPDDILVEIFSRTSAECLHQCKQAYEDWDNLCSTPHFNHNLFLPRASPTIIVHRGSRNGHNLFYLDDDHQGGLNCTHIPLRNSQMPLGPPSWLPIKQFTPVKFSCYGLIFFRATWVDKNMSAFINPVTREWTIFDHHSKVKGDICGVYFHPTEREFRLLWVSTWITLNEETYVMFHLLRPISKSHPHLIWKGLAVPLQYRPVTNEPPVNLHERLHWMCCKNGSGNLLQNVMVFDFVKEEFRLICSTPNVQQSTDKVLFHLLDLGGYLSLWQHGQEDYFG, encoded by the exons ATGGCTAGGGATCAGCAAACAG GGTTATGTACCTTGTGGTATCGAATTCTAGGCACTTTTGGTGGATTATTTGTTAATCTATGGACTAGATACGTAACATGTATACCTATTAGAGAAGATACAGAAGATAGTAGGAGGCCATGTAAACTTCTCTCACGGCCTGTTCCCGTTCCCGATGACATCTTGGTTGAAATATTTAGTAGAACGTCAGCCGAGTGTCTCCATCAGTGCAAGCAAGCTTATGAGGATTGGGACAACCTGTGTTCAACCCCACATTTCAACCATAATCTGTTCTTGCCGAGGGCCTCTCCAACTATCATTGTTCACCGCGGGTCACGTAATGGACACAATTTATTTTACCTTGATGATGATCATCAAGGAGGCCTAAATTGTACTCACATACCACTTAGGAATTCACAAATGCCGTTGGGTCCTCCAAGTTGGCTTCCAATTAAACAGTTTACACCAGTTAAGTTTTCATGCTACGGGTTGATTTTCTTTAGAGCAACATGGGTAGATAAAAACATGTCAGCATTCATAAATCCTGTCACAAGGGAATGGACCATTTTTGATCATCATTCAAAGGTCAAAGGGGACATATGTGGAGTATACTTTCACCCAACTGAAAGGGAATTTCGTCTGTTATGGGTATCAACATGGATAACATTAAATGAAGAGACGTATGTAATGTTTCATTTGCTCAGACCAATATCAAAATCACACCCGCATTTAATTTGGAAAGGACTAGCGGTACCATTACAGTACCGGCCCGTTACAAATGAACCTCCTGTGAATCTTCACGAGCGTCTACACTGGATGTGTTGTAAGAATGGTTCAGGTAATTTGCTTCAAAATGTCATGGTATTCGACTTTGTAAAGGAAGAATTTCGGTTGATCTGTTCTACTCCCAATGTACAGCAGAGCACAGACAAAGTACTATTTCATCTTTTGGATTTAGGAGGGTACCTATCTTTATGGCAACATGGACAAGAAGATTATTTTGGATAA